The Andreesenia angusta genome contains the following window.
AGAGTTGGAAGAACTCCTTCTTGTGCATCGTCGAACACTAGAGTTCCACGGATTATAGTCTTGATTATTCTTCCCTTAAGCTTCATTCCCTCAAGTGGAGTGTATCCACACATAGAAGCTTGAGTCTTAGGATCTATTGTCCACTCTTTGCTAAGGTCAACTATAGCGAAGTCTGCGTCTGATCCTACCATCATAGCACCCTTCTTAGGATATAGACCGTAGTGCTTAGCTGCGTTAGTAGCAAGTACTTCTACAGTTCTGCTAAGTGAAAGTCTTCCTTTGTTTAGTCCCTCTGATATTATGATCGGAGCCATAGTCTCAGTTCCTGGGATTCCAGGGAATGCATTCCATATAGTTGTTCCTTCACTTGTCTTCTCAGACTCTAGCTCGTAAGGAGCATGGTCTGTAGCCATGAAGTCTATGCTTCCGTTTCTTAGTCCTTCCCAATGCTCTTCGTTGTCTCCTGAAGTTCTGATTGGAGGCGCTATTTTAGCACAAGCTCCGTGCTTAGTCATTGCATCTTGGTAGTTAAGAGTTAAGTAGTGTGGGCATGACTCAGAAGTAGCGTTTATTCCTCTCTTCTTAGCCTCTCCTATAAGCTTAGCTCCTATTCCTGTACTCATGTGAACTATGTGAAGTCTAGCTCCAGTAGCTTCTGCAAAGCTGATTCCTAGCTCTATAGCAACTTTCTCAGCAAGCTCGTTTCTAGCTTCTGACCAAGCTGGGCCGTCCATTCTTCCGTCTGCTTGGAACTTCTTAACATAGAAGTCACACATAGCAAAGTTCTCTGCATGAATACCTATTGGAAGACCAGTCTTAGCAACTTCTTTGA
Protein-coding sequences here:
- a CDS encoding dihydroorotase; translation: MYDLIIKNAKIPQGDETVMTNILVLEEKIAGFVDSTHGAQAKEVIDAEGHLVFPGFMDSHTHIMYHGFGHRENWVTGSAAAVRGGISTIIDMPCCTVPSTRTVKQLELKIDIANAQTVVDYGLWGGVTGEDVREGWMHNVQEQADFGVVAFKVYMTPSVPTYPRVTDPEMLECFKEVAKTGLPIGIHAENFAMCDFYVKKFQADGRMDGPAWSEARNELAEKVAIELGISFAEATGARLHIVHMSTGIGAKLIGEAKKRGINATSESCPHYLTLNYQDAMTKHGACAKIAPPIRTSGDNEEHWEGLRNGSIDFMATDHAPYELESEKTSEGTTIWNAFPGIPGTETMAPIIISEGLNKGRLSLSRTVEVLATNAAKHYGLYPKKGAMMVGSDADFAIVDLSKEWTIDPKTQASMCGYTPLEGMKLKGRIIKTIIRGTLVFDDAQEGVLPTLTDAELDKIVHNFPEGCAEKFADIFEQFPELASAEYDRSYRKLHPEKINEDIRRIKGIMVKPGFGKFVKRQSIQVLPKTITYNTTTPTGVNRREREDLPEFR